CGTTGCGTGAAGTGATTCGCCAGCGCTTACAACAAGATTCAAAACGATAAAGGACGATGATGAGCATTCCCACTATTTCTTCTTATCCCATGCCAACCGCGGATACTTTTCCAAACCAAAAAGTAAACTGGGTATTAGAGCCCAAGCGTGCCGTATTTTTGATTCATGATATGCAGGCTTACTTTTTGCGTTTTTATGACGCTGAATCGGACTTGATTAAAGCGTTGAAGCAAAATCTTGCTTCCATTAAGGCTTACTGCCGAGCGAATGGCATACCGGTTGTTTATACGGCACAACCTAAAGATCAAAAACCAGAAGATAGAGCACTGTTAAATGATATGTGGGGCAGTGGTCTTAACGATTTTCCTGAACTACAAAAAGTCATTGATGAGTTGTCTCCAGATGAAGACGATACTGTTTTGGTTAAATGGCGTTACAGTGCTTTTCACCGCTCTAATTTGCAAGAACTTATGCAGTCGTGGGGTCGAGATCAGCTCATTATCGGCGGTATTTACGCTCATATCGGTTGCATGATCACGGCCACTGATGCATTTATGCGTGATATACAACCCTTTATGGTTGGCGATGCGTTGGCGGACTTTAGTGAAGCTGAGCATCGGCAGGCACTCACTTTTACGGGTGGGCGAACGGGGCGTGTGATATCAACCAGAGACGTACTTATAGCGACGGATGTTTCAGGTGTCAGTCTTCAATACGAACAACTGAAAGCGCAGGTCTTTGCTTTTCTTGATGACGAAGACATTGAAGAGTTTGATGCAAATGAAGAGCTTATCGACTATGGATTAGATTCCATTCAGATTATGTCGCTTGTGAGTCAGTGGAAAAATCAGGGCCTTGATGTGTCTTTTCAAGAGTTGGCCAATGCCAGTACTTTGAATGGATGGTGGGACTTGATCCAAACTAAGCTTACTCAGGGACAATCTTCCGATCTTATAAGAGCCGAAACAGTATGATGAACCCGCTCGATTTTTCAGGTAAAACGGTTTGGGTAACGGGTGCTGGTAGAGGCATAGGCTTAGAAGTTGCCAATCAGTTTACTGAATTGGGAGCGACCGTCATCGGCTTTGATTTAGCGTTTAGTGAATGCACTTACGCGTTTGATTGTGTTGAGTTAGATATCAGTAACGAGACGGCTGTGAGTGAAGCGGTACAGCAAGCGCTTGTCGATTTTCCTGTGTTAGATGTACTGGTAAACGGTGCGGGTATATTGCGTTTAGGCAGTGTTGAGGAAACCAGTTTAGAGGACTTCAAACATTGTTTTAATGTGAACGCGGGTGGTGCTTTTTTGATGATCAAACACACCATGTCCAGATTTAAAAAGCAGCAACATGGGACGATAGTAACCATTAGCTCGAATGCCGCTAAAGTACCGCGTCAGAATATGGCGGCTTATTGTGCGTCTAAAGCCGCTTTATCCGCATTAAGTCATACGGCAGGACTGGAATTAGCCCCATACGGAGTGCGTTGCAATGTGGTGTGTCCTGGTTCGACCGACACACCAATGCAGCGTATGTTATGGGTAGATGATGACGCAGAGAAAAATACGATTAAAGGTTTTCCTGAGCAATATAAGCTGGGTATTCCTCTTGGTAAAATTGCTCAACCCAGTGATATAGCTCAAACCGTTCTGTTTTTTGCGTCTTCTATGTCGAACCATATTACGATGCAAGATGTAGTGGCGGATGGTGGTGCTACGTTGAATGCATAGACATGCATTAGAATGAGAGTAAATAAGCCTAATACGGTCACCGTGTTGGGCTTTTTTGTGGCTCTCCCGTGTGAGGATCTTTATAGGTTATCTTACAGTGGATGGATGTATTGTGAATTATTACCAAACACAAGTTAGAGTTAGCGGGAAAACGTAAAGAGAGCAGCATAGAGCTTACTTCCAGCGCGAGCCAATTGCAGGGTCGAGCGGTCATTTGGTGACTTAGACCTATTACTAAAAAAGGCGAATCATTACTGATTCGCCTTTAGTTTTTAGTGCTTATATCACTACATACGGTAAGTTGCGCTTAAACCGATAGTGCGAGACTGGCCAACAGCGGCACGTGAACCACCGTTGATAACATAGATGATGTCTTCATCTGTTAGATTTTTGATGTAGCCGCTAATTAATAGATTGCCTATTTCATAGTCCACATTAGTATCTAGCAAGGTGTGGTTACCTGCTTTGTAATCCGCTGTATTGTCTAGGTCTGAGTAGTATCCACCTACATACGTGACATCTGCGCCTAGAGTTAGGCTATTACCAATGTATTTAGTGAAGCCAATTGAGGCATTCCACTCTGGTGCGTTAGGTAAATCATTGCCTTGATAATTAGTGTTCTCGTCTATTTCAGATTTCATAAAACCAACAGATTGACGGATTTCTAAATCTTCACTTAGCCACTGGGTTGCTTCCAACTCAATACCAACGGTGTGTGCTTTATCGACGTTACTAATGCGGCTGTCCGCTACGGCTTGGTAATCATTATAGAGATTGTAGAATAAAGCGGCATTTAACGTTGAGCCGCTATCCAGTGAGGTTTTTGAACTAAGCTCGTAAGCGTATACGGTTTCTGCATCAAAATCGTAGGTCTCAGCTGCTTGAACCTGACCTTGACCCCTTCTATATCCATCGTCATAGCCAATACCGCCTGAGTTATAGCCTTTACGAGCGGATAAGCCAATTGTCGTTTTATCAGACACAGCGTAAGTCGTGCCAAGTTTTGGTAAGAAAAAC
The Marinomonas maritima DNA segment above includes these coding regions:
- a CDS encoding isochorismatase — protein: MMSIPTISSYPMPTADTFPNQKVNWVLEPKRAVFLIHDMQAYFLRFYDAESDLIKALKQNLASIKAYCRANGIPVVYTAQPKDQKPEDRALLNDMWGSGLNDFPELQKVIDELSPDEDDTVLVKWRYSAFHRSNLQELMQSWGRDQLIIGGIYAHIGCMITATDAFMRDIQPFMVGDALADFSEAEHRQALTFTGGRTGRVISTRDVLIATDVSGVSLQYEQLKAQVFAFLDDEDIEEFDANEELIDYGLDSIQIMSLVSQWKNQGLDVSFQELANASTLNGWWDLIQTKLTQGQSSDLIRAETV
- the dhbA gene encoding 2,3-dihydro-2,3-dihydroxybenzoate dehydrogenase, giving the protein MMNPLDFSGKTVWVTGAGRGIGLEVANQFTELGATVIGFDLAFSECTYAFDCVELDISNETAVSEAVQQALVDFPVLDVLVNGAGILRLGSVEETSLEDFKHCFNVNAGGAFLMIKHTMSRFKKQQHGTIVTISSNAAKVPRQNMAAYCASKAALSALSHTAGLELAPYGVRCNVVCPGSTDTPMQRMLWVDDDAEKNTIKGFPEQYKLGIPLGKIAQPSDIAQTVLFFASSMSNHITMQDVVADGGATLNA